From a region of the Streptacidiphilus albus JL83 genome:
- the scpA gene encoding methylmalonyl-CoA mutase, with product MTPDTDPSVIPDFSEIALVGDHGDEGRGGTATEGQWRQAWRQETGKDAAEQVWETPEGIAVKPLYTAEDLADVDFLSTYPGIAPYLRGPYPTMYVNQPWTVRQYAGFSTAEESNAFYRRNLAAGQKGLSVAFDLPTHRGYDSDHPRVTGDVGMAGVAIDSIYDMRQLFDGIPLDRMSVSMTMNGAVLPVLALYIVAAEEQGVPPEKLAGTIQNDILKEFMVRNTYIYPPQPSMRIISDIFAYTSKKMPRYNSISISGYHIQEAGATADLELAYTLADGVEYLRAGLAAGMDVDSFAPRLSFFWAIGMNFFMEVAKLRAARLLWAKLVREFGPKNPKSLSLRTHSQTSGWSLTAQDVFNNVTRTCIEAMAATQGHTQSLHTNALDEALALPTDFSARIARNTQLLLQQESGTCRVIDPWGGSAYVEKLTHDLATRAWQHIQEVEAAGGMAKAIDAGIPKLRIEEAAARTQARIDSGRQPVIGVNKYRVATDEQIDVLKVDNSSVRAQQVEKLKRLRAERDEEACQAALRALTASARAGASGEGLEGNLLALAVDAARAMATVGEISDALEEVYGRHAGQIRTITGVYRDEAGASSAMQQTRALVEAFEEAEGRRPRILVAKMGQDGHDRGQKVIATGFADLGFDVDVGPLFQTPAEVARQAVEADVHIVGVSSLAAGHLTLVPALRHELAEAGREDITIVVGGVIPPQDFEALYEAGAAAVFPPGTVIPEAAGDLLRKLAAQLGHPDPGQSGPGTEGV from the coding sequence ATGACCCCGGACACGGATCCCAGCGTGATCCCCGACTTCAGTGAGATCGCCCTGGTGGGCGACCACGGCGACGAGGGCCGGGGCGGCACCGCGACCGAAGGGCAGTGGCGGCAGGCCTGGCGGCAGGAGACCGGCAAGGACGCCGCCGAGCAGGTCTGGGAGACCCCGGAGGGCATCGCGGTCAAGCCGCTGTACACCGCCGAGGACCTGGCGGACGTGGACTTCCTGTCCACCTACCCCGGCATCGCCCCGTACCTGCGCGGGCCGTACCCGACGATGTACGTCAACCAGCCGTGGACGGTCCGGCAGTACGCCGGTTTCTCCACCGCGGAGGAGTCCAACGCCTTCTACCGCCGCAACCTGGCGGCCGGGCAGAAGGGCCTGTCGGTCGCCTTCGACCTGCCGACCCACCGCGGCTACGACAGCGACCACCCCAGGGTCACCGGGGACGTCGGCATGGCGGGCGTGGCCATCGACTCCATCTACGACATGCGGCAGCTCTTCGACGGCATCCCGCTGGACCGGATGTCGGTGTCGATGACCATGAACGGCGCGGTGCTGCCGGTCCTGGCGCTGTACATCGTCGCGGCCGAGGAGCAGGGGGTGCCCCCGGAGAAGCTGGCGGGGACCATCCAGAACGACATCCTCAAGGAGTTCATGGTCCGCAACACCTACATCTACCCGCCGCAGCCCTCGATGCGGATCATCTCCGACATCTTCGCGTACACATCGAAGAAGATGCCGCGCTACAACTCGATCTCCATCTCCGGCTACCACATCCAGGAGGCCGGGGCCACGGCCGACCTGGAGCTGGCCTACACCCTGGCCGACGGCGTCGAGTACCTGCGGGCCGGGCTCGCGGCCGGGATGGACGTGGACTCCTTCGCGCCCCGGCTGTCGTTCTTCTGGGCGATCGGGATGAACTTCTTCATGGAGGTCGCCAAGCTGCGCGCGGCCCGGCTGCTCTGGGCCAAGCTGGTGCGGGAGTTCGGCCCGAAGAATCCCAAGTCGCTGTCGCTGCGCACCCATTCGCAGACCTCGGGCTGGTCGCTGACGGCGCAGGACGTCTTCAACAACGTCACCCGCACCTGCATCGAGGCGATGGCCGCGACCCAGGGCCACACCCAGTCGCTGCACACCAACGCGCTGGACGAGGCGCTGGCACTGCCGACCGACTTCTCCGCCCGGATCGCCCGCAACACCCAGCTGCTGCTGCAGCAGGAGTCCGGCACCTGCCGGGTGATCGACCCCTGGGGCGGCAGCGCCTACGTGGAGAAGCTGACCCACGACCTGGCGACCCGCGCCTGGCAGCACATCCAGGAGGTCGAGGCGGCCGGCGGCATGGCCAAGGCCATCGACGCGGGCATCCCCAAGCTGCGGATCGAGGAGGCGGCGGCCCGCACCCAGGCCCGGATCGACTCGGGCCGGCAGCCGGTCATCGGCGTCAACAAGTACCGGGTGGCGACGGACGAGCAGATCGACGTCCTCAAGGTCGACAACTCCTCGGTGCGGGCGCAGCAGGTCGAGAAGCTGAAGCGGCTGCGGGCCGAGCGCGACGAGGAGGCCTGCCAGGCCGCGCTGCGCGCGCTCACCGCCTCCGCCCGCGCCGGCGCGTCGGGTGAGGGACTCGAAGGCAACCTGCTGGCGCTGGCCGTCGACGCGGCCCGCGCGATGGCCACGGTCGGCGAGATCTCGGACGCCCTGGAGGAGGTCTACGGCCGCCACGCCGGGCAGATCCGTACCATCACCGGTGTGTACCGCGACGAGGCAGGAGCGTCCAGCGCCATGCAGCAGACCCGCGCGCTGGTCGAGGCGTTCGAGGAGGCGGAGGGACGGCGTCCGCGCATCCTGGTCGCCAAGATGGGCCAGGACGGCCACGACCGGGGCCAGAAGGTGATCGCCACCGGCTTCGCCGACCTGGGCTTCGACGTCGACGTCGGCCCGCTGTTCCAGACCCCGGCCGAGGTCGCCCGGCAGGCGGTGGAGGCCGACGTGCACATCGTCGGCGTCTCCTCGCTCGCCGCCGGTCACCTCACCCTGGTGCCCGCGCTGCGGCACGAGCTGGCCGAGGCCGGACGCGAGGACATCACCATCGTCGTCGGCGGGGTCATCCCCCCGCAGGACTTCGAGGCCCTGTACGAGGCCGGCGCCGCCGCGGTCTTCCCCCCGGGCACGGTGATCCCGGAGGCCGCCGGGGACCTGCTGCGCAAGCTGGCCGCGCAGCTCGGCCACCCGGACCCCGGCCAGTCGGGCCCCGGCACCGAAGGGGTCTGA
- a CDS encoding SGNH/GDSL hydrolase family protein: MTATSVLTLAPTASAGTGGFAALGDSYSSGVGAGDTSGDCVQSPDAYGPLWDSANSPSSFDFAACSGATTSDVINSQVPTLSSSTSLVSLTVGGDDVGFSSTMETCILDGTSDCVSAVDSDESTAQSILPGNLDATIQAIKAAAPNAHIVMLDYPDFYDLSESSGCVGLSTTSRTAIDGGINLLDSLIQKAASNYSNVTFADVRTKFAGHEICDSNPWLHSTNFLDIDESYHPTAAGQQDGYLPALNAAIG, translated from the coding sequence ATGACCGCGACGTCCGTGCTCACCCTCGCCCCCACCGCCAGCGCCGGCACCGGCGGATTCGCCGCGCTCGGCGACTCCTACTCGTCCGGGGTCGGCGCCGGCGACACGTCCGGTGACTGCGTCCAGAGCCCCGACGCCTACGGTCCACTGTGGGACTCGGCGAACAGCCCGTCCTCCTTCGACTTCGCGGCCTGCTCCGGTGCGACCACCAGCGACGTCATCAACAGCCAGGTGCCCACCCTCAGTTCCTCGACCTCGCTGGTCTCGCTCACGGTCGGCGGCGACGACGTCGGCTTCTCCTCGACCATGGAGACCTGCATCCTCGACGGCACCAGCGACTGCGTCAGCGCCGTGGACTCGGACGAGTCGACCGCGCAGTCCATCCTGCCCGGCAACCTCGACGCCACCATCCAGGCGATCAAGGCGGCCGCGCCCAACGCCCACATCGTGATGCTGGACTACCCGGACTTCTACGACCTCTCCGAGTCCTCCGGCTGCGTCGGCCTGAGCACCACCAGCCGCACCGCGATCGACGGCGGCATCAACCTGCTGGACAGCCTGATCCAGAAGGCCGCGAGCAACTACAGCAATGTCACCTTCGCCGATGTGCGCACCAAGTTCGCCGGGCACGAGATCTGTGACAGCAACCCCTGGCTGCACTCGACCAACTTCCTCGACATCGACGAGTCCTACCACCCGACCGCGGCCGGCCAGCAGGACGGCTACCTCCCGGCCCTGAACGCCGCCATCGGCTGA
- the ppk2 gene encoding polyphosphate kinase 2: MPKKPYEKELFRLQSELVTLQEWVRVTGARVVVVFEGRDAAGKGGAIKRVTEYLSPRIARIAALPAPTERQRGQWYFQRYVEHLPAAGEIVLFDRSWYNRAGVEKVMGFCSSEEYYRFLQQCPIFERMLVGDGVHLLKYWFSVSDVEQERRFHARRDDPMRRWKLSPMDLESITRWEDYSRAKDEMFVHTDIPEARWNVVESEDKRRARINMISHLLSAVPYTEMPAKKLEFPERPPATGYRRPPRDTQLYVPDHAATLG; encoded by the coding sequence TTGCCGAAGAAGCCCTACGAGAAGGAGCTGTTCCGGCTCCAGTCGGAGCTGGTGACCCTCCAGGAGTGGGTCAGGGTCACCGGGGCGCGGGTGGTCGTGGTCTTCGAGGGCCGGGACGCGGCCGGGAAGGGCGGGGCGATCAAGCGGGTCACCGAGTACCTCAGCCCCCGGATCGCCCGGATCGCCGCCCTGCCCGCCCCCACCGAGCGGCAGCGCGGCCAGTGGTACTTCCAGCGCTACGTGGAGCACCTGCCCGCCGCCGGGGAGATCGTGCTGTTCGACCGCAGCTGGTACAACCGGGCCGGGGTCGAGAAGGTCATGGGCTTCTGCAGCTCCGAGGAGTACTACCGGTTCCTCCAGCAGTGCCCGATCTTCGAGCGGATGCTGGTGGGCGACGGCGTCCACCTGCTGAAGTACTGGTTCTCGGTCAGCGACGTCGAGCAGGAGCGCCGCTTCCACGCCCGCCGGGACGACCCGATGCGCCGCTGGAAGCTCTCCCCGATGGACCTGGAGTCGATCACCCGTTGGGAGGACTACTCCCGGGCGAAGGACGAGATGTTCGTCCACACCGACATCCCCGAGGCCCGCTGGAACGTCGTCGAGAGCGAGGACAAGCGCCGGGCCCGGATCAACATGATCTCCCACCTGCTCTCGGCCGTCCCCTACACCGAGATGCCGGCCAAGAAGCTGGAGTTCCCCGAGCGCCCGCCGGCGACCGGCTACCGCCGCCCGCCCCGCGACACCCAGCTCTACGTCCCCGACCACGCGGCGACCCTGGGCTGA
- the meaB gene encoding methylmalonyl Co-A mutase-associated GTPase MeaB — protein MPPRAIDLDAYVKGVLDGSRATIARAITLVESTRADHRALAQQLLVRLLPQAGNAVRIGITGVPGVGKSTFIDSLGTMLTGQGHRVAVLAVDPSSTRTGGSILGDKTRMERLAVDPAAFVRPSPTSGTLGGVAKATRESMVVMEAAGYDVVLVETVGVGQSETTVANMVDSFLLLTLARTGDQLQGIKKGVLELADLVAVNKADGAHELDARSAARELAGALRLLRAPEAAWTPPVLTCSGREGLGLDVLWERLQQHRALLDADGSLAAKRRDQQVDWTWAMVHDQLLARLHQHPDVRQLAPELERRVRAGTLTASLAAEQLLAAFG, from the coding sequence ATGCCACCGCGCGCCATCGACCTCGACGCGTACGTGAAGGGGGTGCTCGACGGCTCCCGCGCGACCATCGCGCGGGCGATCACCCTGGTCGAGTCCACCCGCGCCGACCACCGGGCGCTGGCCCAGCAGCTGCTGGTCCGGCTGCTGCCGCAGGCCGGCAACGCGGTGCGGATCGGCATCACCGGCGTGCCCGGAGTCGGTAAGTCGACCTTCATCGACAGCCTCGGCACCATGCTCACCGGGCAGGGCCACCGGGTCGCGGTGCTCGCCGTCGACCCGTCCTCCACCCGGACCGGCGGCTCCATCCTGGGCGACAAGACCCGGATGGAGCGGCTGGCCGTCGACCCCGCCGCCTTCGTCCGCCCCTCCCCCACCTCCGGCACCCTCGGCGGCGTCGCCAAGGCGACCCGGGAGAGCATGGTGGTGATGGAGGCGGCCGGCTACGACGTGGTGCTGGTGGAGACCGTCGGCGTCGGCCAGTCCGAGACCACGGTCGCCAACATGGTCGACTCCTTCCTGCTGCTGACCCTCGCCCGCACCGGCGACCAGCTCCAGGGCATCAAGAAGGGCGTGCTGGAACTCGCCGACCTGGTCGCCGTCAACAAGGCCGACGGCGCCCACGAGTTGGACGCCCGCTCCGCCGCCCGCGAACTCGCCGGCGCGCTGCGCCTGCTGCGCGCCCCCGAGGCCGCCTGGACGCCCCCGGTGCTGACCTGCAGCGGACGCGAGGGCCTGGGGCTGGACGTGCTCTGGGAGCGGCTCCAGCAGCACCGCGCCCTGCTCGACGCCGACGGCTCGCTCGCCGCCAAGCGCCGCGACCAGCAGGTCGACTGGACCTGGGCGATGGTCCACGACCAGCTACTGGCCCGACTCCACCAGCACCCCGACGTCCGGCAGTTGGCACCCGAGCTCGAACGCCGGGTCCGGGCCGGCACGCTGACGGCGAGCCTGGCCGCGGAGCAGTTGCTGGCCGCGTTCGGCTGA
- the asnB gene encoding asparagine synthase (glutamine-hydrolyzing), producing MCRIHGHFDADASPHELRAAGALQRHGGPDDSRVAFGARWGLGSQRLAITDPTGGRQPYSSAHEQVRAVFNGEVYNHAALRTRLEGRGHRFADRCDGAVLPALYEEYGVAFAEQLDGMFAVALIDLRAEPTLVLATDDAGMKPLYYTWDGKRLHFASELPALLALARVRPELWEPGLDSYLATKTPFGEETLFAGVRVLPPGSTAVCSRSRGLRLIRRTAPATADRADRAHDAGGEGEPAGERVRAALTREVDRLRNADAPVCAVTSGGLDSSLVTALMAREQPDTVHSFNIAYKGEWPHDERHFAREVAERAGTVHHQVELDIDAFPELLPSVAWHLGQPNADPITLSTYGLFEAVHQAGFKVALTGDAADEVFAGYSRVHAAVSAPDAWIPTYLDALSAIPREARERLYSREYRAFVADRGSASDAIAERLREDAVNRSRLDVLTDFETEVRLPAYHLRRVDHLSMAHAVEVRLPFCQRSVSGLARALPAGQRLRGGQGKAALYDAARGLLPRSVLERPKQPFTLPITAMLADGSPLAAYATEVLSPARLRAGGLLDPNAVHRLLAAQRARPADCLALAVWALLMFELWREEFAVGRRRTAAQARELMEVSS from the coding sequence ATGTGCAGAATCCACGGTCATTTCGATGCCGACGCCTCCCCGCACGAGCTGCGGGCCGCCGGCGCCCTGCAACGGCACGGCGGACCGGACGACAGCCGGGTCGCCTTCGGGGCCCGCTGGGGCCTCGGCAGCCAACGGCTGGCGATCACCGACCCGACCGGCGGACGCCAGCCCTACTCCTCCGCCCACGAGCAGGTCAGGGCCGTCTTCAACGGTGAGGTCTACAACCACGCCGCGCTGCGCACCCGGCTGGAGGGACGCGGCCACCGCTTCGCCGACCGCTGCGACGGCGCGGTGCTGCCCGCCCTCTACGAGGAGTACGGGGTCGCCTTCGCCGAGCAGCTGGACGGGATGTTCGCGGTCGCGCTGATCGACCTGCGGGCCGAGCCGACGCTGGTGCTGGCGACCGACGACGCCGGGATGAAGCCGCTCTACTACACCTGGGACGGCAAGCGGCTGCACTTCGCCTCGGAGCTGCCGGCGCTGCTGGCGCTGGCCCGGGTGCGGCCGGAGCTGTGGGAGCCGGGGCTGGACAGCTACCTCGCGACCAAGACCCCCTTCGGCGAGGAGACCCTCTTCGCCGGGGTGCGGGTGCTGCCGCCCGGCTCGACGGCGGTCTGCTCGCGCAGCCGGGGCCTGCGGCTGATCCGCCGCACCGCTCCCGCCACGGCGGACCGTGCGGACCGGGCCCACGACGCCGGCGGGGAGGGCGAGCCGGCCGGCGAGCGGGTGCGGGCGGCGCTGACCCGCGAGGTGGACCGGCTGCGCAACGCCGACGCCCCCGTCTGCGCGGTGACCAGCGGCGGGCTCGACTCCAGCCTGGTGACCGCGCTGATGGCGCGGGAGCAGCCGGACACCGTCCACTCCTTCAACATCGCCTACAAGGGCGAGTGGCCGCACGACGAGCGGCACTTCGCCCGCGAGGTGGCGGAGCGGGCAGGCACCGTGCACCACCAGGTGGAGCTGGACATCGACGCCTTCCCGGAGCTGCTGCCCTCGGTCGCCTGGCACCTGGGCCAGCCCAACGCGGACCCGATCACGCTCAGCACCTACGGGCTGTTCGAGGCGGTCCACCAGGCCGGGTTCAAGGTCGCGCTGACCGGCGACGCGGCGGACGAGGTGTTCGCCGGCTACAGCCGGGTGCACGCGGCCGTGTCCGCGCCGGACGCCTGGATCCCGACCTACCTGGACGCCCTCTCCGCGATCCCCCGCGAGGCGCGGGAACGCCTCTACAGCCGGGAGTACCGGGCGTTCGTCGCGGACCGGGGCAGCGCCTCGGACGCCATCGCCGAGCGGCTGCGCGAGGACGCGGTCAACCGGTCCCGGCTGGACGTGCTGACCGACTTCGAGACCGAGGTCCGGCTGCCCGCCTACCACCTGCGCCGGGTCGACCACCTGAGCATGGCGCACGCGGTCGAGGTCCGGCTGCCGTTCTGCCAGCGCTCGGTCAGCGGGCTCGCCCGCGCCCTGCCCGCCGGGCAGCGGCTGCGGGGCGGGCAGGGCAAGGCCGCGCTCTACGACGCGGCGCGCGGGCTGCTGCCGCGCAGCGTGCTGGAGCGGCCCAAGCAGCCGTTCACCCTGCCGATCACGGCGATGCTCGCGGACGGTTCGCCGCTGGCGGCCTACGCGACCGAGGTGCTGTCCCCGGCCCGGCTGCGGGCCGGCGGGCTGCTCGACCCGAACGCCGTGCACCGGCTGCTGGCCGCGCAGCGGGCCCGGCCGGCCGACTGCCTGGCGCTGGCGGTCTGGGCGCTGCTGATGTTCGAGCTGTGGCGCGAGGAGTTCGCGGTGGGGCGCCGACGCACCGCCGCGCAGGCACGGGAACTGATGGAGGTGTCCTCATGA
- a CDS encoding DUF998 domain-containing protein, whose translation MEPVPRWALLSSGCAPVVLVAGWAIAGALQQRGYDPARQTISALAAHGADDRWLMTGAMIAVGVCYAATAVALRSVALAGRIALACGGAATILVALSPEPTHGTTTRHTVAAVLGVVAIAAWPRLAADGDPAGPVVLRPRLSSLASALMVLCALWFLLALRGNGAAGAAERVVTAVESLWPFVVVTVCLRFGTEPTTDGR comes from the coding sequence ATGGAACCAGTTCCCCGGTGGGCCCTGCTGTCATCGGGATGCGCCCCGGTCGTGCTGGTCGCCGGCTGGGCCATCGCCGGGGCGCTCCAGCAGCGCGGCTACGACCCGGCCCGGCAGACCATCAGCGCCCTGGCCGCCCACGGCGCCGACGACCGCTGGCTGATGACCGGCGCGATGATCGCGGTGGGGGTCTGCTACGCGGCCACCGCCGTCGCCCTGCGGTCCGTGGCGCTCGCCGGCCGCATCGCGCTGGCCTGCGGCGGAGCGGCCACGATCCTGGTGGCGCTGTCCCCCGAGCCGACCCATGGCACCACCACCCGGCACACCGTCGCAGCCGTGCTGGGAGTCGTCGCCATAGCGGCCTGGCCACGGCTGGCCGCCGACGGGGACCCGGCCGGGCCGGTGGTGCTCAGGCCCCGGCTCTCCAGCCTGGCCAGTGCGCTGATGGTGCTCTGCGCGCTCTGGTTCCTGCTCGCACTGCGCGGCAACGGCGCCGCCGGGGCCGCCGAACGCGTGGTGACGGCGGTGGAGTCACTGTGGCCGTTCGTCGTGGTGACCGTCTGCCTGCGGTTCGGCACGGAGCCCACGACCGACGGCAGGTGA
- a CDS encoding erythromycin esterase family protein, whose translation MTEKMTVGRRPLLMAAAATMGVLLAPTAAYAAQKAPAKPGGEDPVRALDRAAHPLRSTEPGPDTADLRPLGAMIGDATVVGLGEATHGSHEFFTLKERVFRFLVEEKGFTTFALEIGWPSGVLIDEYIRSGRGNALQIVQQALGGSPFGREEFLHLVEWMREYNRRRPGRPVRFMGDDIGAPRVGDAFFARVTGYVGQHFPKLLSRFNELYTGLRPLDDAIAYLGGPLATRQRLAVNAQRALELLEGQRGQGGEEFEWTVQHARSLAQTAAFLSHDFDDAKSVDAAELFRDQLMAENIVWWQRHTGQRMLLSAHDQHVAYVSADPEMYAKVQGAFLRETLGKSYLAIGTTFGQGSFLSEATSLQSPWTKFTVGAAAPGSNEYTLGRVRHHDFFLDTRSAPAPARTWLDTGRPTRQIGTAYPCPLETVAIGRSFDLLFHLHRVQAADMLP comes from the coding sequence ATGACCGAGAAGATGACCGTGGGGCGCCGCCCGTTGCTGATGGCCGCTGCGGCCACGATGGGTGTGCTGTTGGCTCCCACGGCGGCCTACGCGGCCCAGAAGGCCCCAGCGAAGCCTGGGGGCGAGGACCCGGTCCGCGCCCTCGACCGGGCGGCCCACCCGCTGCGGTCGACGGAACCGGGGCCGGACACGGCCGATCTGCGACCCCTGGGCGCGATGATCGGCGACGCCACGGTGGTGGGCCTGGGCGAGGCCACGCACGGTTCGCACGAGTTCTTCACCCTGAAGGAGCGGGTCTTCCGGTTCCTCGTCGAGGAGAAGGGCTTCACCACCTTCGCCCTGGAGATCGGCTGGCCGTCAGGAGTACTGATCGACGAGTACATCCGGAGCGGGCGGGGGAACGCGCTCCAGATCGTGCAGCAGGCCCTGGGCGGATCGCCGTTCGGGCGCGAGGAGTTCCTGCACCTGGTCGAGTGGATGCGGGAGTACAACCGACGCCGTCCCGGCCGCCCGGTCCGCTTCATGGGCGATGACATCGGCGCTCCCAGGGTGGGTGACGCCTTCTTCGCGCGGGTGACCGGCTACGTCGGCCAGCACTTCCCGAAGCTGCTGTCGCGCTTCAACGAGCTCTACACCGGCCTGCGCCCCCTCGACGACGCCATCGCCTACCTCGGCGGACCGCTGGCCACGCGGCAGCGGCTGGCGGTCAACGCCCAACGGGCGCTGGAGCTGTTGGAGGGCCAACGGGGCCAGGGCGGCGAGGAGTTCGAGTGGACGGTGCAGCACGCCCGGTCCCTCGCCCAGACCGCCGCGTTCCTCTCCCACGACTTCGACGACGCCAAGTCGGTGGATGCCGCCGAGCTCTTCCGCGACCAGCTGATGGCGGAGAACATCGTCTGGTGGCAGCGGCACACCGGTCAGCGGATGCTGCTGTCGGCGCACGACCAGCACGTGGCCTATGTGAGCGCCGACCCCGAGATGTACGCGAAGGTGCAGGGCGCGTTCCTGCGCGAGACGCTCGGCAAGTCCTACCTCGCCATCGGCACCACCTTCGGCCAGGGCTCCTTCCTGTCCGAGGCCACGAGCCTGCAGAGCCCGTGGACGAAGTTCACGGTGGGCGCGGCCGCTCCCGGCAGCAACGAGTACACCCTCGGCCGGGTCCGCCACCACGACTTCTTCCTGGACACCCGCAGCGCCCCGGCCCCGGCCCGTACCTGGCTGGACACCGGCCGTCCGACCCGTCAGATCGGCACCGCGTACCCCTGTCCGCTCGAAACCGTCGCGATCGGCCGGTCCTTCGACCTCCTCTTCCACCTCCACCGGGTCCAGGCGGCCGACATGCTGCCCTGA
- a CDS encoding response regulator, whose amino-acid sequence MTPTAAPIRVLIADDQPLIRRGLALILAPAPGMAVVAEAEHGEQAVELARQHRPSVVVMDIRMPVLDGVQATERLARELPDCRVLALSTFDLDEYVVAALRAGAYGFLPKDVSPEELVAAVRTVHTGEAAVAPRLLTRLLSTYVTAPRPPQLPGPVRSPVDLTAREVEVWRLLAAGLDNAEIARAMEISVSTVKNHITAVFGKLRVRDRAQAVIAAYESGLVTAGSPHACG is encoded by the coding sequence ATGACACCGACCGCAGCACCGATCAGGGTGCTGATCGCCGACGACCAGCCGCTGATCCGACGCGGCCTGGCCCTGATCCTGGCCCCCGCCCCGGGCATGGCCGTGGTGGCGGAGGCGGAGCACGGCGAGCAGGCGGTCGAACTCGCCCGTCAGCACCGGCCCTCGGTGGTGGTCATGGACATCCGGATGCCGGTCCTCGACGGCGTCCAGGCCACCGAGCGCCTGGCCCGCGAGCTGCCCGACTGCCGGGTACTGGCCCTGAGCACCTTCGACCTGGACGAGTACGTGGTGGCCGCGCTGCGCGCCGGCGCCTACGGCTTCCTGCCCAAGGACGTCTCCCCGGAAGAACTCGTCGCCGCGGTCCGCACGGTGCACACCGGCGAGGCAGCCGTGGCGCCCCGGCTGCTCACCCGGCTGCTCTCCACCTACGTCACCGCGCCCCGCCCACCACAGCTGCCGGGGCCGGTGCGGAGCCCGGTCGACCTGACGGCCCGCGAGGTCGAGGTGTGGCGCCTGCTCGCCGCCGGCCTGGACAACGCCGAGATCGCCCGGGCCATGGAGATCAGCGTCTCCACCGTCAAGAACCACATCACGGCCGTCTTCGGCAAGCTCCGGGTGCGCGACCGCGCCCAGGCGGTGATCGCCGCCTACGAGTCCGGCCTGGTCACCGCAGGCTCACCGCACGCCTGCGGGTGA
- a CDS encoding sensor histidine kinase, whose product MATRRPLPPDAPQAPDQPQTPARPGARSLPWTRNDALVAAGSAVMDLFGYTMTSLDDSRPLSVPGLVLSAAAALPLLLRRRHPLAVLAGVLAVSLVLNLSAPLSDRFPCTVMVALFAVSRSRPLAVAVSAGLAASLVVLTGCGPHLPVNGKDLLGGLLASTLAVGTGAVLNRWQRELEIRRALLAERAVAEERRRIARELHDIVAHRITTMQLLAGGARANLGGDTEVVREALVTLESTGRLALREMRQLLDVLRADDEHEDVPAAPQPGTADLERLVDESRLAGLPVELTVHGPARPLPPTTDLTVFRIVQESLTNTRKHAGPARARVRLTYRPLSVTVEVTDNGSGRPGRADGGAHGHGGAVAAPGSDRARGYGLLGMRERAALQSGSLVAGPLPAGGFRVAASLPLAPAEGVEGVGGLEGLESKELSG is encoded by the coding sequence ATGGCGACGCGCCGACCACTGCCGCCGGACGCACCGCAGGCACCCGACCAACCGCAGACCCCCGCCCGGCCTGGCGCCCGTTCCTTGCCCTGGACCCGCAACGACGCACTGGTGGCTGCCGGTTCCGCCGTCATGGACCTCTTCGGCTACACCATGACCAGCCTGGACGACAGCCGGCCGTTGAGCGTCCCGGGGCTGGTGCTCAGCGCGGCGGCGGCGCTGCCGCTGCTGCTCAGGCGCCGTCATCCGCTCGCGGTCCTGGCCGGGGTGCTGGCGGTGAGCCTGGTGCTGAACCTGAGCGCGCCGCTGTCGGACCGCTTCCCCTGCACCGTCATGGTGGCGCTGTTCGCCGTCAGCCGGTCCCGTCCGCTCGCGGTCGCCGTGTCGGCGGGGCTGGCCGCCTCGCTGGTCGTGCTGACCGGCTGCGGGCCGCACCTGCCCGTGAACGGGAAGGACCTGCTGGGCGGCCTGCTGGCGAGCACGTTGGCGGTCGGCACGGGCGCGGTGCTCAACCGCTGGCAGCGCGAGCTGGAGATCCGGCGCGCGCTGCTGGCGGAGCGTGCGGTGGCGGAGGAACGGCGCAGGATCGCAAGGGAGTTGCACGACATCGTGGCCCACCGGATCACCACGATGCAGTTGCTGGCCGGGGGCGCCCGGGCCAACCTGGGCGGCGACACCGAGGTGGTGCGCGAGGCCCTGGTGACGCTGGAGAGCACCGGACGCCTGGCGCTGCGCGAGATGCGCCAGCTGCTCGACGTGCTGCGGGCCGACGACGAGCACGAGGACGTCCCGGCCGCGCCGCAGCCCGGCACCGCCGACCTCGAACGGCTCGTCGACGAGTCGCGCCTGGCCGGCCTGCCCGTCGAGCTCACCGTCCACGGCCCGGCGCGCCCGCTGCCGCCGACCACCGACCTGACCGTCTTCCGGATCGTCCAGGAGTCGCTCACCAACACCCGCAAGCACGCCGGCCCGGCCAGGGCCCGGGTCCGACTGACCTACCGGCCGTTGTCGGTGACCGTGGAGGTCACCGACAACGGTTCCGGTCGGCCGGGCCGCGCCGACGGCGGAGCGCACGGCCACGGCGGAGCCGTCGCAGCGCCGGGATCGGACCGGGCACGCGGGTACGGTCTGCTGGGGATGCGGGAGCGGGCCGCGCTGCAGAGCGGCAGCCTGGTGGCCGGGCCGCTTCCGGCGGGCGGGTTCCGCGTCGCGGCCAGCCTGCCGCTGGCCCCGGCCGAAGGCGTCGAAGGCGTCGGCGGCCTCGAAGGCCTCGAAAGCAAGGAGTTGTCCGGATGA